A stretch of the Leptospira kirschneri serovar Cynopteri str. 3522 CT genome encodes the following:
- a CDS encoding alpha/beta fold hydrolase, which produces MKLIYELFLNYYHWKKKKYMKEILGFRDLKVEIGGHSIYFLEKNPEKKNSILLIHGLLDSATGLRKVAPKIRQDYRVLIPDIPGFGKSKLPNLKYLYQIDVFADLIYESIRKLNLTNTVLGGHSMGALISMHISLRDREKRISKLVLMAPGGIPHPKRDEMKELLFPKNEEDLLKLIEALYYETPTLPGKIARKALIQSWNELPNQFLTVNTIEREEEIFLGKKLGAIQIPALILSGKEDPITDTTMIKKLHSYLKRSKLVFIPGAKHAIHMEKSDELCLEINRYLD; this is translated from the coding sequence ATGAAATTGATATATGAACTATTTCTGAACTACTACCACTGGAAAAAGAAAAAATACATGAAAGAAATCCTTGGATTTCGGGATTTAAAAGTGGAAATCGGAGGGCATTCAATTTATTTTTTGGAAAAAAATCCAGAAAAAAAGAATTCGATTCTTTTGATTCATGGCCTTTTGGATTCCGCAACCGGTCTTAGAAAAGTGGCTCCTAAAATCAGGCAGGACTATCGTGTTTTGATTCCTGATATTCCCGGTTTTGGAAAAAGTAAACTTCCCAATCTCAAATATTTGTATCAAATAGACGTTTTTGCGGATTTGATTTACGAATCGATTCGAAAATTAAATCTCACTAATACAGTGTTAGGTGGCCATTCGATGGGAGCTTTGATCTCTATGCATATCTCCCTTAGAGACCGTGAAAAAAGAATTTCCAAACTTGTTTTGATGGCTCCCGGTGGAATTCCGCATCCGAAACGGGACGAAATGAAAGAGCTTCTATTTCCTAAAAACGAAGAAGATCTTTTAAAACTCATCGAAGCGTTGTATTACGAAACTCCGACTCTGCCTGGAAAAATTGCCAGAAAAGCTCTCATTCAATCTTGGAATGAACTTCCAAATCAATTTTTAACTGTAAATACTATAGAACGAGAAGAAGAAATTTTCCTTGGGAAAAAGTTAGGTGCAATTCAAATTCCCGCTTTAATCCTTTCCGGTAAAGAAGATCCTATTACAGACACTACAATGATTAAAAAACTTCATTCTTATTTAAAGAGAAGTAAACTCGTTTTCATTCCAGGTGCAAAACACGCGATTCACATGGAAAAATCAGATGAACTTTGTTTGGAAATTAATCGTTATTTAGATTAG
- a CDS encoding DegT/DnrJ/EryC1/StrS family aminotransferase, which produces MSDMITARKTFLPFALPCISERAIEEVSSVLRSGWITSGPKVKEFEEEFARYTGADYALALNSATAGLHLALEAIGMSREDAAICPAVTFTATAEVICYFDAEPILTDVDPIFNLMTPETLRATIEKECIYLNGTLFHKTTGKTVRAILPVHLAGVVCDMEGILEIAKEYNLYVIEDAAHAFPAVHNGKKIGTFGDFTVFSFYATKGITTGEGGMVTTKHSHFAERIKLMRLHGINRDAYDRPGWYYEVVSPGFKYNMTDVAAALGIVQLSEADELWKRRISIAEIYKSEFADLPFLHLPLSAPNGEHSWHLFRVEVDCASCKMDRDIFASELKKRNIGSSLHFIPLYEHPFYGSRFRFKREHFPNANAMYTRSLSIPLFPGMKDEDVQDVIRAVKEIFSTL; this is translated from the coding sequence ATGTCCGATATGATCACAGCACGCAAAACCTTTCTCCCGTTCGCTCTACCTTGTATTTCCGAAAGAGCCATCGAAGAAGTATCTTCCGTACTACGTTCCGGATGGATCACTTCGGGGCCCAAGGTAAAAGAATTTGAAGAGGAATTTGCTCGTTATACCGGAGCCGATTACGCACTCGCTCTCAACTCGGCTACGGCCGGACTTCACTTGGCCCTTGAGGCGATCGGAATGAGCCGTGAAGACGCGGCCATTTGTCCTGCGGTTACATTTACGGCTACCGCAGAAGTGATCTGCTATTTCGACGCGGAACCAATTCTCACGGACGTGGACCCGATCTTCAATCTTATGACTCCCGAAACCCTCCGTGCTACGATCGAAAAGGAATGTATTTATCTGAACGGAACTCTCTTTCACAAAACAACAGGAAAGACCGTAAGGGCGATCTTACCGGTTCATCTCGCCGGAGTCGTCTGCGATATGGAAGGTATATTAGAAATTGCTAAAGAATATAATCTCTACGTGATAGAGGATGCGGCCCATGCTTTTCCTGCGGTTCACAATGGAAAAAAGATCGGAACTTTTGGGGATTTTACCGTTTTCAGTTTTTATGCCACTAAGGGAATTACTACCGGAGAAGGTGGAATGGTTACGACTAAACATTCTCACTTTGCCGAAAGAATCAAATTGATGCGTTTGCATGGAATCAATCGAGACGCTTACGATAGACCCGGTTGGTATTACGAAGTTGTATCACCCGGTTTTAAATACAATATGACTGACGTGGCTGCGGCTCTTGGAATTGTCCAACTTTCAGAAGCAGACGAACTTTGGAAACGGAGAATTTCAATCGCCGAAATTTATAAAAGTGAATTTGCCGATTTACCATTTTTGCATCTTCCTCTTTCTGCTCCAAACGGTGAACATTCTTGGCATTTGTTCCGTGTAGAAGTGGATTGTGCTTCTTGCAAAATGGATAGGGACATTTTTGCATCTGAATTAAAAAAACGGAATATAGGTTCAAGTCTTCATTTTATACCACTTTATGAACATCCGTTTTACGGTTCTCGTTTCAGATTTAAAAGAGAACATTTCCCTAATGCGAACGCGATGTATACAAGGTCTCTTTCTATTCCTCTTTTTCCAGGGATGAAGGATGAAGACGTTCAAGACGTGATCAGAGCGGTTAAAGAAATTTTTAGCACGCTTTAA
- a CDS encoding MBL fold metallo-hydrolase yields the protein MANQLKKRPENQEGNFYVDSTCIDCETCRIIAPKTFAEKNGGSYVWKQPEIESDKMAALRALIACPTTSIGTINRTDLKEAKETFPSKIEENVYYCGYHSKDSFGAFSYLILRENGNILVDSPRFVSSLADKIESLGGIRYHFLTHQDDVADHQKFKEKFGCDRIIHENDLRSVPSAEIVLKGENVFELDNEVKMIPVPGHTQGHSVLLYKDQFLFTGDHLAYDPLKDRLIAFKNVCWYSWQEQINSMKKLKNYSFEWVLPGHGYPVNKEQKIMLDLLKNCISWMETR from the coding sequence ATGGCAAACCAACTTAAAAAACGGCCAGAAAATCAAGAAGGGAATTTCTATGTAGATTCCACTTGTATCGATTGTGAAACGTGTAGAATCATTGCCCCGAAAACATTCGCCGAAAAAAACGGAGGTTCTTATGTTTGGAAACAACCGGAAATAGAATCCGATAAAATGGCCGCACTCCGCGCCCTAATAGCCTGCCCTACCACCTCCATCGGAACGATAAACAGAACAGATTTAAAAGAAGCAAAAGAAACTTTTCCTTCCAAGATAGAAGAAAACGTATATTACTGCGGTTATCATTCTAAAGATTCCTTCGGAGCATTTTCATATCTCATTCTAAGAGAGAATGGAAATATACTCGTAGACTCTCCCCGATTTGTTTCTTCTTTAGCCGACAAAATTGAGTCTCTAGGAGGAATCCGTTATCATTTTTTAACCCATCAAGATGACGTGGCCGATCATCAAAAATTTAAGGAAAAATTCGGATGCGATCGAATCATTCATGAAAACGATTTAAGATCGGTACCTTCTGCCGAAATCGTCTTAAAAGGGGAAAACGTTTTTGAATTAGATAACGAAGTAAAAATGATTCCAGTGCCAGGACATACCCAAGGACACTCAGTTCTTCTTTATAAAGACCAATTTCTATTTACTGGAGATCACCTCGCTTACGATCCTCTAAAAGATCGTCTGATCGCGTTCAAAAACGTATGTTGGTATTCTTGGCAAGAACAAATAAACTCTATGAAAAAATTGAAAAATTATTCTTTCGAATGGGTTTTACCAGGACACGGTTATCCAGTAAACAAGGAACAGAAAATCATGCTGGATCTTTTAAAAAACTGCATCTCTTGGATGGAAACACGTTAG
- a CDS encoding hemerythrin domain-containing protein has product MNIEFYKVQYAEIQKLLNDIEKRLLGEISEDMDELLHELASFSARLKLHLNLEENWIYPEIKNLQLENNLSLAEGFKSRTVDLKNSFKNYYFNWLLPSSILRNESQFREETEKLIFSLRDRIRKEENEVYILF; this is encoded by the coding sequence TTGAATATAGAGTTCTATAAGGTTCAATATGCAGAAATTCAGAAACTGCTGAACGATATTGAAAAAAGATTGCTTGGGGAAATTTCCGAAGACATGGACGAACTTCTCCATGAACTTGCAAGTTTTTCTGCGAGATTAAAGCTTCATCTGAATTTAGAGGAGAATTGGATCTATCCTGAGATCAAAAATTTACAACTGGAAAATAATCTTTCTCTTGCTGAAGGTTTTAAAAGTCGTACGGTTGATTTGAAAAATTCATTTAAAAATTACTATTTTAATTGGCTGCTTCCTTCTTCTATTCTCAGAAATGAAAGCCAGTTCCGAGAAGAAACGGAAAAATTAATTTTTAGTTTGAGAGATAGAATTCGTAAGGAAGAAAACGAGGTTTACATTCTATTTTAA